The Epilithonimonas zeae genome contains the following window.
AGGTGAATATTCTGCTATTTTCTATGACAAAAACAAATTGGAAGTTCTGAAATCCGGAACTTTCTGGTTGAGTGAGACGCCAGAAAAACCTTCGAAAGGTTGGGACGCGGCTTACAACAGAGTTTGTACTTATGCATTTTTCAAAATCAAGAAAACAGGAAAACAATTCTTGGCGATGAACCTACATTTTGACCACGTTGGCGATGTTGCCAGAGTGAATTCTGTGAAGTTGATTCTTGAAAAGATCAAAGAACTTAACCCGAAAAATCTTCCATTGACCTTGACTGGGGATTTCAACTTAACAGACGATTCTGAACCGATTAAAATTATTTCTAAGTCTTTGGACAATGTTTATTACCATTCCAAAAAACCACATTATGGACCGAAAGGAACGTTCACGGCTTTTGATATCAACACCGTTCCGAAGGAAAGGATTGATTATATTTTTGTAAAAGGTTTTGATGTGTTGTCCAACAGAACAATTAATGACAGACGCGAAAATTTGCTTTATCCGTCTGACCATTTTCCGATTTTGGCGGAGATTAGTTTTAAGAAATAGTCACAAATAAAAAATCCTCTTGTTGAAAGAGGATTTTGTTTTTTGTTGTCTCGCA
Protein-coding sequences here:
- a CDS encoding endonuclease/exonuclease/phosphatase family protein → MKKLFFGLMFASSLVFSQDLKVMTYNIRLSLESDKENSWDNRKEDALALMSYYHPDYFGVQEAVPQQMTDIKTSLKDYDYVGVGRDDGKNQGEYSAIFYDKNKLEVLKSGTFWLSETPEKPSKGWDAAYNRVCTYAFFKIKKTGKQFLAMNLHFDHVGDVARVNSVKLILEKIKELNPKNLPLTLTGDFNLTDDSEPIKIISKSLDNVYYHSKKPHYGPKGTFTAFDINTVPKERIDYIFVKGFDVLSNRTINDRRENLLYPSDHFPILAEISFKK